ttttatgtttGCTTCACACATTTGCAGGGCAATACAATGGTGCCTCCTCCATACTCAAGAGCAAGCAGCTTCAATGAATGCAGCTTGGGATGTGGGCGCTCTGTGCTTCGATCTCTGACGTCTTTAGCTGAACCGCGACGCAGAGAACCTCAAACGAATGCCACATTCAGGGAGAACCTTATAAATTCGCCCGTTCAGCCAATGGTGAGctgttattattttgtatgaagAATTATGTTTAAGCATCAGCAAAAATGAGAACGAGATtgtaattttcattatataataataattttatatcgttgtattgtacctaattgtgaatatttagaaaagaaaatattgagtattttttttattaattagtttaattgaGAGTGGGTAAAATGATACATGCAGTACGTTACGAGTTACATGTAGTACCATTATAATACGTCtcattttgaatgaaatatttttttgagtaGATCTGACAATTGTACATCAGGTGAAAGCGTGATAAGATTTGACTTCCATTAATAGATATTTATGTAGCAATTtcaactatataataatattattatattaataattgaggACAGTTTTATGAGTAACTTTTGAATGGAATTGTTTATCTTGAGTTATTTATATtgtactataaatataaataatgaaaatttatcCTGCAGGATCCGTCTTTCGATATAGATTTGGAGTTGATGGACTGTGAGATGTACTGTGACGGAAGTTGCAAGCCTCGTCTCGGTGCCTCGCCTCCTTTACGACACACACACTCAACTTCAGAGGATACGGTGTTTGAACAAGACCCATATGACTTAAGACACGTCTTCCCTTCAGAAGCTGGAGCCTGTGAATCACCACCACAACCAACGAGTCCAACCCAAACTTCCCGTGACTCTACATTAAGACGCCTTAGCGAAGAGAGAAGATTCAAGCGACTCGATGCGCTTAAAAAAATGAGAGCAAGAAAATCAAGCCTATACATGCCTTTGTCAATAGCCTACACTGGTAGGAGTTCAAGAATATCACCAGGAAGTAGGATGTCTTCTCGATCAGCCCCAGCTACACCATGTGGGGCCTTAGTTCCTAACTTACTTCTGTTATCACAAAGAGTATCTTCCCGTCATAGTTCACGTTCTTCAAAGCTAGAAGAAGAACAAGACCCTTTACTAGCAACGGAAACGGAAAATGCTGGTGTTGAACATAAATTCTGACGCTCCATTTGGAGAtctaaatttattgataatttgttgttttaagtACTGTCAAAGGCCTATTATGTAGGTAATACCGAAAATCAATTCAATGTTGTGATTGTTTAgcgtaatattattaattatataataaataatactatagaTAGATAATGTATTAACTCGAGGCTTATGAATACGAGCTTGTTGGACCATTGTTCACATGCGTCATTATAATGTATTATACTAATAtgataaaaatgattttttttttcactgaaTATAGCACTACTACTATTACTGTTGTTTTGTGCTGAAAAGTGAGCGATTtcttaaatatatgtatttgaaGATATCGAATCCTTTCCTCCGATGCGATATTAATTATATCTAAATGCCAGTATAAAAATAACCCCACAAGCATAATTCATTGTAAATAGCTTCGCAACCATAGCGTAGAAATGTGGGTTCTCTCAGCATCTCCTACGGCATGTGAGTGACCAGAAAGGTTGTTTGGGTTAACACCAGGAGTCGAGTTCCACCATCggaaatttcatcaaaatgcgaaattcaaCCCGCATCAAgttttagcagtgggaggctcctttgcacaggatgccggctagattaagggtaccacaacgacgcctgtttctgccgagaagcagtaatatgtaagcattattgtgtttcagtctgaagggcaccgtagttagtgaaattactgggcaaacaagacttaacatcttatgtctcaaggagacgagcgcaattgtggtgccgatcagaatttttgggattttcaagaatcctgagtggcactgaattgtaatgggcagggcgtatcaattagcatcagctgaacgtaatgctcgtctcgtctcttattgtcataaaaatttcATGCCTCACTTTCAGTTTTGTCGAACCGATACGAGTAAGGGACAAGCATACATTCTTAAaggcatctcttgacccctgtgAATTGTGGATCTAACCACTTCCCATCACACGAGGTGCTTGCCGGTTTTCACCTAAACGGGAAAGAGGCATAAAAACAATATCATACTAATATACAAGTAGACAAGTTGCAAAAATAACCACTAAAATTTGTCAGAAACGTAAAACCTTTAATCATGTTCAATGGTAATTAATGACAGTGGGGCTCGGTGTGGAGTAACAGGAGGGAGGTCTATTCAAAACGGTATTCATTTCATTACTTATTTCAGCCATTTTATAAACTACAAAATAAAACCAATGTTCAAAATCACTTCGCATGCCATTCGCAGTTATGGTGAGTAGACGTAATTATTTATGCAATAGTTTCAATTTACCTACTAAAACTGAAGACTCACTAATAAAATACAAGTTATGCATCTTTTTcatttacttaaattaattattttaacaatttttcgTTCCCAAAACGTGTGAATTTATTCATGATATCTATTAACGTTATACCCCATATTCACCATTTCCatggtttatattttattcaatgaaTTAAGCCCGCATAGAAGCAGCAGTAGATACAACAAGCGTTAAAAGAAGGTTTTAACTTTTattcacagaacacttttactctaacgagctTTTAAATGTGAACTTGGCCAAATAGTAAGCCTAGCTTCCTTAGCTGGCTACTTGGCTCTATGAATAGTACCACAATCACTAtcatgaatttaatttttaattataatattattaaaagcacTTGAGTACCTTTGCCCTTTTCTTGACAATATATCTCTACAGCTACATCTAAGTTTGAAAATTTCCCAGTCTATCATTTTTTCGCTAAAACGAAACAtatctatgaaaatatttaatgtttatatgCTTTTTAacgtaacttaatttttttaaagtaagcaACAAGGGTGAACTGTAAAACTCCTTTAATTTTCAACCGATGACATGCTCCCACACCTTTTTTTTACCTGTTTGGtaagaaaaataatacattttttttacggTTATTATATGCAtgtttttgtgaaattataaaatataattgtttttctaataaatatttgGTTGGTggttttattcacattttaaatggGTGTACCTCGTCGTGCACATTACCAAGTGTCCAACACTTTTGTGTTTATTTGGGATGTATCTCGTGGTACACACTGCTTACTTCTCTTAGAACTTTTACAGAATCGTCCTATATCTACACGTGCAGCCTGCCAAATCCATAAGCGATTCATTATGCTTACAAAAGCTTAGccttttttctgtttttttagGTAAATAAGTTGCAAGTGCAATGGGCAGAAAAATACTTGCTTTGGTCCCAGAACCCAATCTCTCATTATCTGATGAGGAAAATTCGGAGTATGACTGTGAATTTGGCAATATTATTGTTCAAAAGCACTTCCTGTAATGGATCTTCACCGAATCCTTCGCTTCAAAATCTTCACTTACTTTCTGACGATGAATGTGACCTTGCAAACGTGCAAACGATATTCGATTCCGGCCCTTCAGTGCCAGTACAACCACTTATTGGAACCATTTCCATGAACTCTTCAGCTCAAGATTCTCTTCTTTCATCCATTCCTCCGTCACCAAAAGACCTAGGATTAATCGAATAGTACCTGTAACACCTGAGCCATAGCCACCTACAGTAGTACCTTCACCATCATCATCCAACATAAAGAATACGCGTTCTAAGCAGCCAAGATTAGCTGTTAAAGGTCAGCACCCATAGAAAGGAAGCATTTCAATTTACATTGGGTAAACAAGAAACTTGAACAAGAGGCCGTAACGCCAGTTGGTCTGCTGTCATCTGTCTTGAAATCATCAGGCACTGCAACGCGCACATGGGAGATGTAGATCTTACGAACATGTTGTTGCCCTCTACAGAACTGCAATGAAAAGTCGTAGCAATTACTTGCCATTATTTTCACAGATACCAATATCtgtgaaaataaatatcaatatatgTGCGTAAATAACGGCTGGATTttacatattatcataaaatacaaGGGCTACTGAATTCTGGGAGACAACAACTATCAAACAAATCTAATTTTATGACACCAGAACCAAAGAAAACCATCAATAAACCTCGTACTGCAAAGCCAACTACTACGTCAGACTTGATGAATATAATCATTTTCCGACATTTGGGGCCAAGGGTAAACCATGTAAACCATGCATAAAAGGGCAGACCAAGGTCTTGTGCATGAAGTGTGATATGAGACCATACCTACTGGCCgccagaaattgtttttttttatttccatagcAAGGATACCTAAGGAAATCTCATTTTGTCATATTGTTTCTCAGAGAagcttttgtatttttgtttattttattggtttGTCAAcagaaatgatattaaatgttatttttttttttggattttaacaaaaagtactgatcatttttcttatttttctaaccaaattattatacaataaggTCATAGGTAACTTGGCAATGTGTCTTTAGAGATACAATGATATCTTAACATATTATCAAGGATTCTTGGTACTGTATCCTACAGGACATATGTGTTTTTTAAAAACTACTCTCATCGGATTTCTGCATTTTTCTAGGCATCTTTGGGTCATAAATATTACgccatataaaaattattttgatattcaaaCAATTTTTCTCTGCCAAGAAAATGGTTAAGACTAGTAGTAGtagtactattacatattctttggtaaTAGTTTTTACCACAGACCTTTTtgttttggttctgttcgtccatctggacaggcattaccatagaccaagtatagtaactagactaattgatagcttccgtctcactcacacgagaaaaagaaaaacacatgcgagtcttatgtaaagaaatgagatagagtgattagattttttgttgCGCCATGCGTGCtggttttttcaaggtcagcacacccggtgtgctaaacaaacttgacactGCAACTGCACCGAAAACTTGTGAAACGTatgaaatatccactatttattcaacatcaaagacaattttaagtagaacCGTAGGTGCGATATTGTGTTTTAcaatgtaaaagtgatagtgaaaggacacttgtgttatattatatgtacctattgtacctatatacctatattggatattatctgtctcatgttggccacgccaaaccgatgtctagttactatacttggtctatggttttgacactttttttatatgtaggtaaaataaaatctttgacGTACATACTTTATGTGTCTAACTTAGTAACTTCGTCTATTGTTAATTCGATATTATTCTGTGGTAACTTACTAACTTGTTGTAGCAAAGAATAAATTACCTACTCTCTTGTTGTTTACGTTTACGCACATCATATTAGTCTGTGCGTTTACGAGCTATAATTTTATTGGTTACAATTtacctttataataaaataataatttaaataaaagtgagAATGGAGGTCTAACctatataaagatttttttgccCATAAGCCTAACGGGGGCTTTTCTTGTAATCGAGTTTATTGATAAgtgattaaaatattcttaattctaatgtattttagtttgagctgatggtcttgttaccagtgctttaaataaataaaacaaacaaatgttaaaacttaaaattattaaataatttatctgtTCAAACAAACTACAAACAGTTGTGAGTTGAGTTATTGTAAAATGAGTATGCCTACAGATTTTGGGCCCGATTCTGGCGGTAGGATAAAGGTATAATATATTTCgtttagtaatataattatagtttcttatttttctattatttgtcTTGTAGTTACTTATTAAGTAAATCTAGATATTAAACACGTTCTTGCAGGGACTGACTATAGTAAAAGCAATAGTGTATGGGAATATAGCCAGATATTTTGGCAAGAAAAGAGAGGAAGATGGACATACACATCAGTGGACTGTGTATGTTAAGCCCTATGCCAATGAAGACATGTCAGGCTATGTTAAGAAAGTTCACTTTAAGTTACATGAAAGCTATGCAAACCCAAATAGAATCATAACAAAACCACCATTTGAACTGACAGAGACTGGTTGgggtgaatttgagattgttataaaaatatacttccAAGATCCTAATGAAAGACCTGTAAGTAGCCGTACATTATGGATAGAACAATATAAGCtttaagatataagatgttaatgtATAATCTACTCTGATAACtgatattatttactatatatgaatgttgtaatagatcatagtttgattataatataattatttcatcttgttaatttgtaaatcattaattattttatttatttcaggtaACTCTCTACcatatattaaagttatttcagTCTCCAATCACAGAGGGCACTCCACAAGTGGGGCGAGCCTTAGTTAGTGAGTCATATGAAGAAATTGTATTTCAGGAGCCAACACAACTGATGCAGCATCTTTTGAACAATGTCAAACCAATTACAAATGGAACATGGTCACATAATACAAACTGTAAGATAtagtttattctttttttttatggaataggaggacaaacgagcgtacgggtcacctggtgatcaccaccacccttgcaacaccagacgaatcacaagagtgttgccagcctttaaggaaggtgtatgtgcttgttttggaggtacccatttcatatcgtcccggaaagctcattccacagcttcgtagtatgaggaagaaagctccttgaaaaccgcactgtggtctATGCTAAAAATagcttaatattttattttatgttatgacAGGGGTtaccttcaataaaaatgtGGTAAGCACTTATGATTTATTTTGTACTGAGAAAAGATGGTTAGCAGTAATAAATTACCATATGGCAATCCAAAGTGGGTTATAATAtgatattcataatttaatcaGAATATTGGTCAGATGGTATCCTAATTGAAGGTTC
This genomic window from Leptidea sinapis chromosome 34, ilLepSina1.1, whole genome shotgun sequence contains:
- the LOC126974949 gene encoding uncharacterized protein LOC126974949 isoform X2, with protein sequence MCAAQIPCSDGQHCPPHWLCCNEGCCAPATILPRHTPETFTTDWFWQWQVLFLMVTLLGIFACCLWCVVFKRNRGFYMCSMACCVHRNTSEQDSAGSVYPPPRYSRCGSFHQAPPPYSEVTSKPDLYPLVITCNDGEGKSDGNYLMVHYFRNYVIRTPGSLSATSTAESINSNFTCNASNEGNTMVPPPYSRASSFNECSLGCGRSVLRSLTSLAEPRRREPQTNATFRENLINSPVQPMDPSFDIDLELMDCEMYCDGSCKPRLGASPPLRHTHSTSEDTVFEQDPYDLRHVFPSEAGACESPPQPTSPTQTSRDSTLRRLSEERRFKRLDALKKMRARKSSLYMPLSIAYTGRSSRISPGSRMSSRSAPATPCGALVPNLLLLSQRVSSRHSSRSSKLEEEQDPLLATETENAGVEHKF
- the LOC126974949 gene encoding uncharacterized protein LOC126974949 isoform X1; translated protein: MLRCSSYLFVFIMVSVFFGFIIWVITTVLSNCAAQIPCSDGQHCPPHWLCCNEGCCAPATILPRHTPETFTTDWFWQWQVLFLMVTLLGIFACCLWCVVFKRNRGFYMCSMACCVHRNTSEQDSAGSVYPPPRYSRCGSFHQAPPPYSEVTSKPDLYPLVITCNDGEGKSDGNYLMVHYFRNYVIRTPGSLSATSTAESINSNFTCNASNEGNTMVPPPYSRASSFNECSLGCGRSVLRSLTSLAEPRRREPQTNATFRENLINSPVQPMDPSFDIDLELMDCEMYCDGSCKPRLGASPPLRHTHSTSEDTVFEQDPYDLRHVFPSEAGACESPPQPTSPTQTSRDSTLRRLSEERRFKRLDALKKMRARKSSLYMPLSIAYTGRSSRISPGSRMSSRSAPATPCGALVPNLLLLSQRVSSRHSSRSSKLEEEQDPLLATETENAGVEHKF
- the LOC126974994 gene encoding YEATS domain-containing protein 4; the encoded protein is MSMPTDFGPDSGGRIKGLTIVKAIVYGNIARYFGKKREEDGHTHQWTVYVKPYANEDMSGYVKKVHFKLHESYANPNRIITKPPFELTETGWGEFEIVIKIYFQDPNERPVTLYHILKLFQSPITEGTPQVGRALVSESYEEIVFQEPTQLMQHLLNNVKPITNGTWSHNTNFEEKKEKTLEAIKAAQIKVRTEISELKEKLSLAKDTINKFKEEITKLQNNQTSSLITAI